In Rutidosis leptorrhynchoides isolate AG116_Rl617_1_P2 chromosome 2, CSIRO_AGI_Rlap_v1, whole genome shotgun sequence, one genomic interval encodes:
- the LOC139888905 gene encoding protein FAR1-RELATED SEQUENCE 11-like, with amino-acid sequence MEGLYCLDVHYYEMRQQKHSEFVSLMKRAPKTILTDQDKCITEAILKEMPSTKHAFCIWHITTKFSSWFNSTLRSDYSNWCSEFYNLYKLDTIEEFEQQWPRVIEKYKLEENKHILGLYRVKTFWVPAYLREFFFGGMTTTGRSESINAFIKRFLSSNTCLLQFIRQVNYAIEDIEQTQMHDTMLEKYRGAYLRSQSPLEEQAHRFFFISVFLHKDCFNIPITYWPSRWSRKGVSLSPEPSIEDLAHPNSDERVIDLIQCPPISKTKGRPKDNSRMKGGKELTKQVRRCKICRTVGHYFTTCPNKEHLAGANEIVSKHATKKQKNVVEDEDLNPIFSYKY; translated from the exons ATGGAAGGACTATATTGTTTGGATGTGCACTACTATGAAATGAGACAACAAAAACATTCG gaATTCGTTTCGCTTATGAAAAGGGCCCCTAAAACAATATTAACGGATCAAGATAAATGTATCACAGAAGCTATTTTAAAAGAGATGCCTTCTACGAAACATGCCTTTTGTATATGGCACATCACTACTAAATTTAGTAGTTGGTTCAATTCAACCTTAAGAAGTGATTATTCAAATTGGTGCTCGGAGTTTTATAACTTATATAAGTTGGACACTATTGAGGAGTTTGAGCAACAATGGCCACGCGTGATCGAAAAATACAAACTAGAGGAAAATAAACATATACTTGGGTTATACCGTGTTAAGACGTTTTGGGTACCAGCTTATCTTCGAGAGTTCTTTTTTGGTGGCATGACAACGACCGGAAGATCAGAAAGTATAAATGCATTTATAAAAAGATTTTTATCTTCCAATACATGTCTACTTCAATTTATTAGACAA GTTAATTATGCAATTGAAGATATTGAACAAACACAAATGCATGATACTATGTTGGAGAAATACAGGGGGGCCTATTTGAGGTCACAATCACCTCTAGAGGAGCAAGCTCATCGTTTTTTTTTTATCTCC GTCTTTCTTCACAAGGATTGTTTCAATATCCCTATTACTTATTGGCCTTCTCGCTGGAGTCGTAAAGGAGTTTCCTTATCACCGGAGCCATCAATTGAAGATTTGGCACATCCAAATAGCGATGAACGTGTGATAGATTTAATTCAATGTCCTCCGATATCGAAAACGAAAGGACGCCCAAAAGATAACAGTCGAATGAAAGGGGGTAAAGAATTGACCAAACAAGTAAGACGTTGCAAAATATGTAGAACAGTTGGTCATTATTTTACAACGTGTCCAAATAAAGAACACTTGGCGGGTGCCAATGAAATTGTTTCAAAACACGCCACCAAGAAACAAAAGAATGTggtagaagatgaagatctaaATCCAATTTTttcttataaatattaa